The following proteins come from a genomic window of Sardina pilchardus chromosome 1, fSarPil1.1, whole genome shotgun sequence:
- the LOC134075551 gene encoding NACHT, LRR and PYD domains-containing protein 3-like — protein MNIRLRAELTQDLGPRRHLHTGHTPGRKGELDEDLRRVIKNHKASLKRRFENISEGIIKPGAEILLNKIYTELYITGGESEGVNKEHEVWQVESASRSQSTEDTPINCNDIFKPLLGQEKHIRTVMTKGVAGIGKTVSVQKFILDWTDGVANHDVDFMFPLSFRELNLVRGDQYSLHRLLLEFQPELKELNDGEGYKDCQVLFIFDGLDESRLTLDLEQISKLSDVKETSSVDVVMTSLIQGTLLPSALIWITSRPAAASQIPDKYIDQVTEVRGFNDPQKEEYFRKRISNESQASRIISHIQTSRSLHIMCHIPVFCWIAATVLQKMLENNIKDIPKTLTEMFIHFLLIQTTRKDQKYQSGSGKDTKKLLESQRNILLKLAELAFKNLENGNLMFYEEDLRECGIDVSEVSVYSGMCTEIFKTENVESQKKKVYCFVHLSVQEFLAAVFVFHSYLEENHEALESLFSDEHNLHVLLKSAVDKALESQNGHLDLFLRFLMGISVESNHRLLQGLLSNTHNSSHSIKETCQYMKKLNREGLSPERCINLFHCLFEMNDDSMHKEIQTYLSSPKNIKQKLSPAHCSALAHMLLMCEDVLEEIELKKYNTSDEGRRRLLPAVRCCRKAQLAGCKLSEKSCGIVAAVLQSPNSLIELDLSHNDLGDSGIYLLSKGLSSPHCNMQTLRLAECKLSEKSCGIVAAVLQSPNSLIELDLSHNDLGDSGVHLLSKGLSSLHCK, from the exons ATGAACATCAG GTTAAGGGCTGAACTGACCCAGGATCTAGGACCCAGGAGACACCTGCACACTGGACATACACCAGGCAGAAAGGGGGAACTAG ATGAGGACCTGAGGAGAGTTATAAAGAATCACAAAGCCAGtctgaagaggaggtttgagaacatctctgaaggcatcatcaaaccaggagctgagatactcctcaataagatctacacagagctctacatcacaggaggagagagtgaaggggtgaataaggaacatgaggtttggcaggtagagtcagcgTCCAGATCTCAATCCACAGAGGACACACCAATCAACTGCAAcgacatcttcaagcccttactTGGACAGGAGAAGCACATCAGAACTGTGATGACCAAAGGTGTAGCTGGAATTGGAAAAACTGTCTCAGTGCAAAAGTTCATTCTTGATTGGACAGATGGGGTAGCCAATCATGATGTAGATTTTatgtttcctctttctttccgtGAGCTTAATTTAGTCAGAGGTGATCAGTATagtcttcacaggctcctgcttgaATTCCAACCTGAGCTGAAGGAGCTAAATGATGGTGAAGGATACAAAGACTGTCAGGttttgttcatctttgatggtttggATGAGAGTCGGTTGACTCTGGATCTGGAACAGATCAGTAAGTTGTCTGATGTGAAAGaaacatcatcagtggatgttgtgatgacgagcctcattcagggaactctACTTCCATCTGCactcatctggataacctcaCGACCAGCTGCAGCCAGTCAGATTCCTGATAAGTACATTGACCAGGTAACAGAAGTACgaggattcaatgacccacagaaggaagaatacttcaggaagagaatcagtAATGAGAGTCAGGCCAGcagaatcatctcacacattcagacatccaggagtctccatattatgtgccacattccagtcttttGTTGGATTGCAGCTACTGTACTTCAGAAGATGCTGGAAAATAACATCAAAGACATTCCCAAAACACTGACTGAAATGTTCATACACTTCTTGCTCATCCAAACCACAAGAAAGGATCAGAAGTATCAGAGTGGATCTGGAAAAGATACAAAGAAACTTCTGGAATCTCAGAGGAACATTTTACTGAAGCTGGCAGAACTGGCTTTCAAGAATCTAGAGAATGGCAACCTCATGttttatgaggaagacctgagagagtgtggcattgatgtcagtgaagtctcagtgtactctggcatgtgcactgagatcttcaagacagaaaatgtggaatcTCAAAAGAagaaggtctactgctttgtgcatctgagtgtccaggagtttctggcagctgtgtttgtgtttcactcgTATTTGGAGGAGAACCATGAGGCATTGGAATCCCTCTTCAGTGATGAGC ACAACTTACATGTCTTACTTAAGAGTGCAGTTGATAAGGCTTTGGAGAGCCAGAACGGACACCTGGATCTCTTCCTTCGCTTCCTTATGGGCATTTCTGTGGAGAGCAATCACAGACTTCTGCAAGGTCtactgagcaacacacacaacagttctCACAGTATTAAGGAAACATGTCAGTACATGAAGAAGCTGAACAGAGAAGGTCTCTCTCCTGAACGATGCATCAATCTTTTccactgcttatttgaaatgaatgatgatTCCATGCACAAAGAAATTCAGACATACTTGTCTTCACCAAAGAACATCAAACAGAAGTTATCTCCTgcccactgttcagcactggcccacatgcttCTGATGTGTGAGGATGTGCTGGAGGAGATTGAGctgaagaaatacaacacatcaGATGAGGGACGCAGGAGACTGCTCCCAGCTGTGAGGTGCTGCAGAAAGGCACA acttgctggatgcaaactctcagagaagtcctgtggaattgtggctgctgttctacagtcaccaaactccctgatagagctggacctgagtcacaatgacctgggagattctggaatctatcttctctctaagggactgtctagtccccactgcaatatgcagaccttaag acttgctgaatgcaaactctcagagaagtcctgtggaattgtggctgctgttctacagtcaccaaactccctgatagagctggacctgagtcacaatgatctgggagattctggagtccatcttctctctaagggactgtctagtctccactgcaaa